The Solenopsis invicta isolate M01_SB chromosome 12, UNIL_Sinv_3.0, whole genome shotgun sequence DNA window CGGTCTGCgggtaatttaaatttaaaagaacgtaacaaattaaacataaaataaacgtaattgtattttatatataacttatattgtaattttttaatacatataattttttgaatataatatattaaaatattattatattattatatttaaagaattacgATCAACAATAATTCTGCAAAGTTACAAATGCAAGAATCACAGACATTTTGCTATCTCAGTGACATCTCTGAAACATGGCAAAGATATTTTGAAACCTTTCTGAaatggtttatttttttaaagaaatatttgaaaagcctctgaaaaatttcgaataaattcCAGTACTTTAAATGAATAATGGAACGCTTTATACTTCCCTAATTTTTCGATCTCTCAGATTTTCATTATCTGGTATGCATTCTCTTACCTGGCTATTTGAAACATTCCGCACACATACTTTAGATAAGTTATAAACATTGCTCCCGTCGCTAATAGTGCAGTACCATCTATGGCCACGGCCGCGATAGCGTGAAACAATATCAAATAGTAGTATTTTTCTTGATCGATGAAATATTCAGTTATAATCATAGAACGTGATTGAGTCACATTTGTAGCAAACagaagatttaaaatatacggccaaaataagtataaaatgagAGAGAATGTGAAGAATATGGCTGTcactgaatatttaaaaattattttacttgaaaagtgaataacattaaaaaattaattactcgtAAAGCAAATTTAATTAGCTTAGAAATACAAGGTATATGTCAAAAGTAAAGGTTTATgggacataaaaaaaataaaataaaataagaaaagaaaacttttattactgataaaatatttaactttattactaataaaatatttaattttattactggTACAtacctactttttatttttctacatagcCGTCACTTTTTCTATGCGTTTTTTCTATCAGGGCACAAGCTCTTGTATGCCTTCTGCATAAAAATTCGCCACTAATTCAATTACTGTTAAATTCCATATTTTCCTCAAATCATTGAAAACATAGTCACGTTTTAAAAATCACTTGATGCAAGTAGACCCTAAAAAGGTTGCATAAGAAGGCGAAATTGCTGAAACTTTTAGATTATGCCATtgtgtctcgtccggatggacttACTATGTAGTTATACTCCTGCTCGTGTTTCGACAACAGTGTTCACAGAAATAAATTCGCGCGCACCCCGCCGCCGCGCGGTGGCCCGCATCGCGTCACGTGGTCCGCTCTGCGCCATCATACTCATTATGTTTCTGTTCGTGTAAGACTCAACAAGTCAGTTCACAGGACAGTGTGTTTTTACGCAATGCCAAAGCACAGGAAACGTCGCAATTCTTCGAGGGAGGATCTATCGAGTCCTTCTAGCAAGAAAAGACGTAGACATCACGAGTCAACGCGGGAAAAAGCGCGTAACCCCTCCAACAGCCCGCCTAACCTCTTCGGCCACGCGCCCGGCAATATCTCATCGCAGCAACATGTAAGACTGTTAGAAACTTTTAACGAGTTTCTCGTTTTCATGAAAAATCGAGAGCTTCCAGCAGGAACAGCCGTTCCGCAGAAACACGACAGATCGGCGAATCTAGTTTCTTTGGCGGGAATCTCGACAGATTCAGGCGATGTGTCTCACACTCCCGAAAGGCTCGCAGACGAACAGACGACCAGTAACGGTCGGGGCAGCGAACCAGGTGGGTTTCCTTGTCGACCCGTACGTATGTTACGGCAAAGAGGAAGCACAACCGACTGTTCCGTTCTGCAAGAccatttcttttccttttcagGGAGTGCTGACGTTCTTAGTCCAGCGAGAACTAACAACGTCGTATTTAACGATACCATAATAATGGATACTAGCAAAACGAACGCTATCGGAGAAACGACGGGCCCAGACTCCTTCGTCTTAGAACTGTTCGGCGAACAAATTCAGCGGCCTCCGACCGCATCATGGCTACCAGGTATTCTTAGCACTGCAAAAACCGACGTTCGCACAGGGCTTAAAAACGAGTTGAGAGACACACTCCTCGTTAAGTACGAACCGAAAGAGGATCTGGTTTTTCTCAGCCCGCCCAAATTAAATGGGGAAATTCTCCCTAACCTAGGCAGTACGGCTAGGGTTCGAGACAAGCATCAACTGCAGGCTCAGGCTCAAGTAGGAGCATCGCTAAACGCCATCGGCTCAGGTTTTTCAGATTTGGCAAATCTTGAAATCCTTCAGGTTTCGGAAGAAGCGAGAAATGCAGCCACAAAACTTGCGGAGGGCATTCGTCTCTTAGCAGATCATCATTACCGCTTGTCGCAAGCAAGACGAGCATTTATTGTCCCATCACTCAATTTTTTGGCAAAAACGGTATCAGATGCAGCAGTGGTAGACGACTGCCTTTTTGGGGCCAACTTTGCTGAGCAAATTAATACCGCTCAGACGGTCGAAAAAGTCGCTCGCAAAATGGTCAGAAAATCACAACCACCGACACAGTCAACTCAACGCCAGAAGAATATACAACAAACCTAAGAGAAAAAGGTTTCCAGTCAGTAATCTATCTCGATGATTTACTGCTTTTTGGAACATCGACCAAAGATTGTGCGAATAATGTCGATGCATCACTGCGGTTATTTACATCTTTAGGtttccttataaattattctaagtCTCAGTTAAATCCGTCATCGCGATGTAGATACCTCGGTTTCATGTTTGACTCTACTCAACAGTCAATAGCCATACCACCTGACAGGAGACAAAAACTTCTATCGCTAGTACGACACATGTCGAGCAAGTCGCACTGCTCTATTAGGAAATTTGCGAGCTTTATCGGATCTTTAGTAGCAGTGTGTCCAGCCGTTAAATACGGGcctttatatataaagaattttgagCGAGAAAAATACTTGGCTCTAAAAACCTGTTCTGGAAATTATTCTAAACAAATGTATATTCCCTGTAATTTAAAAGAAGATTTTGAGTGGTggaccaaaattttttcaaataccaAGCAATTCAATATTGTCCGTTCAAATCCATTTACACGCGAAATATTTTCAGACGCATCTCTAACAGGTTGGGGAGCCTCTTGCAATGATCAAAGTACACGCGGATGGTGGTCACCTGACGATAAGTCTctccatattaatattttagagttAAAAGCAGCTTTTAACGCACTAAGATGCTTTGCAGCGGATCTACACAGTTGTAACATTTTACTCCGCATTGACAACACAACGGCTCTCTCATACGTGAATAGATTCGGATCAGTTCGGTACCTCCTACTATCACAAATAGCCAGAGAAATCTGGAAGTGGTGTGAGGAGAGAAATATCTATCTCCACGCTTCTTACATTGCTTCTACTAACAATGTTATCGCGGATAGTGAATCCAGAGTTCGAGATGTAAACACGGAGTGGACGCTATCAAATCAAGCATTCAAGGTGATCGAAGAGAAGTTTGGAGATTTTGATATCGATCTTTTCGCATCagcaattaatacaaaaaacgatatttatatCTCGCGGTTCCCGGACCCAGGTTCATGGACGATAGACGCTTTTACTATAAACTGGCATTGCTTCTTCTTTTATGCGTTTCCTCCATTTATTTTGTTGCCTAAGGTCTTACGCAAAATAATAGACGACGAGGCAACGGGGGTCTTGGTTGTGCCATGGTGGCCTTCACAACCATGGTTTCCCACCTTTCGTCACCTCTTACTTAACGACCCAATTGTTTTTCAGCCATCTCATTCGCTCTTATCATCTCCTTTTAGGGACCAACACCCTCAGTGGAGAAACCTTTCCCTGGCAGCAGGGAAGTTATCAGGGAAGCTTTCCAAGCTCGGGCCGTACCGGCAACAGCATTAGACACGATCTTAGCCTCTCTAGCTAAGTCTACAATTAAACAATACTCTCGCCCACTTCAAGCTTGGTGGAACTTCTGTCAAACACAGCAGATTCATCTATTTTCGCCAGAAGTCAACCAAGTGTTGGAATTTCTAACTCAAGAATTACAAAACGCAGGATCATATTCTACGCTTAACACTGCCCGCTCAGCAATTTCTctcatttcaaataataaaataggcGACCATCCTTTAATAAAACGCTTTTGCAAAGGGGCTAGCATTGTAAAACCTCAAAAACCCCGTTATGATTTTATTTGGGATCCAGCCCCAGTGATCGCcaaattagcaaaaatatttccatatgACACTATGTCATTAGAAACCATTACTACAAAGCTTGTTTTGTTACTAGCACTGGGCTCAGGACAACGAGCGCAAACGTTGTCAGCCATCAAAATTTCGCAAATTATGTTCGCGACAGAGAAAGTCGTCATTAGAATTCCGGACCGAGTTAAGACGTCTGCCCCAGGGCGTCCGCAACCAATACTTACCTTCGCCCGTTTTTCTGACCGCCCGAACTTATGTATCGCCCATATTTTA harbors:
- the LOC120359126 gene encoding uncharacterized protein LOC120359126 translates to MPKHRKRRNSSREDLSSPSSKKRRRHHESTREKARNPSNSPPNLFGHAPGNISSQQHVRLLETFNEFLVFMKNRELPAGTAVPQKHDRSANLVSLAGISTDSGDVSHTPERLADEQTTSNGRGSEPGSADVLSPARTNNVVFNDTIIMDTSKTNAIGETTGPDSFVLELFGEQIQRPPTASWLPGILSTAKTDVRTGLKNELRDTLLVKYEPKEDLVFLSPPKLNGEILPNLGSTARVRDKHQLQAQAQVGASLNAIGSGFSDLANLEILQVSEEARNAATKLAEGIRLLADHHYRLSQARRAFIVPSLNFLAKTVSDAAVVDDCLFGANFAEQINTAQTVEKVARKMVRKSQPPTQSTQRQKNIQQT